Proteins from a genomic interval of Salinarchaeum sp. Harcht-Bsk1:
- a CDS encoding RNA-protein complex protein Nop10, whose translation MKSDIHVCSAWKDEHERPVYTLGDACPECGAEAVNSAPAPFSPEDPHGEYRRRARRRD comes from the coding sequence ATGAAATCCGACATCCACGTCTGCTCGGCCTGGAAGGACGAACACGAGCGGCCGGTCTACACCCTCGGCGACGCCTGCCCGGAGTGCGGGGCCGAGGCCGTGAACAGCGCGCCGGCTCCGTTCTCGCCGGAGGATCCCCACGGCGAGTACCGGCGACGCGCTCGCCGTCGGGACTGA
- a CDS encoding translation initiation factor IF-2 subunit alpha, producing the protein MKYSGWPEPGELVVGEIDEIEDFGVFVDLKEYEDKRGLVHISEVASGWIKNVRDHVQEGQTVVAKVLDVDESSQQIDLSIKDVNDHQRSDTIQEWKNEQKADNWMEIAFPDGDDEDLTAIANALLAEYGTLYAAFEESAIHGHEALDGVDLEDDEIDAIVEAARDNVSVPYVTVTGYVDLESPGTNGVDDVKEALQAAEGNGEVPDEVDLEVTYVGSPEYRLRVKAPNYKTAERELEESGARAVEAIEGIGGAGEFHRDRRTEDE; encoded by the coding sequence ATGAAGTACAGCGGCTGGCCCGAGCCCGGCGAGCTCGTCGTCGGCGAGATCGACGAGATCGAGGACTTCGGCGTGTTCGTCGACCTCAAGGAGTACGAGGACAAGCGCGGGCTGGTCCACATCAGCGAGGTCGCCTCCGGCTGGATCAAGAACGTCCGCGACCACGTTCAGGAGGGGCAGACCGTCGTCGCGAAGGTGCTGGACGTCGACGAGTCCAGCCAGCAGATCGACCTCTCGATCAAGGACGTCAACGACCACCAGCGCTCGGACACCATTCAGGAGTGGAAGAACGAGCAGAAGGCCGACAACTGGATGGAGATCGCGTTCCCCGACGGCGACGACGAGGACCTCACCGCGATCGCGAACGCGCTCCTCGCGGAGTACGGCACCCTCTACGCCGCCTTCGAGGAGTCCGCGATCCACGGCCACGAAGCCCTCGACGGCGTGGACCTCGAGGACGACGAGATCGACGCGATCGTCGAGGCCGCCCGCGACAACGTCTCGGTGCCCTACGTCACCGTCACGGGCTACGTCGACCTCGAATCCCCCGGTACGAACGGCGTCGACGACGTCAAGGAAGCGCTCCAGGCCGCGGAAGGGAACGGCGAGGTCCCCGACGAGGTCGACCTCGAGGTGACGTACGTCGGCTCCCCCGAGTACCGCCTCCGCGTCAAGGCGCCCAACTACAAGACTGCCGAACGCGAACTCGAGGAGAGCGGTGCCCGCGCGGTCGAGGCCATCGAGGGCATCGGCGGTGCCGGCGAGTTCCACCGCGACCGACGCACCGAGGACGAGTAA
- a CDS encoding 30S ribosomal protein S27e — MAGDFIRVECPDCENEQVIFGKAASDVVCAVCGHTLATPTGGLATLESDVVEVVESRQADAL, encoded by the coding sequence ATGGCAGGAGATTTCATCCGCGTCGAGTGCCCCGACTGTGAGAACGAACAGGTAATCTTCGGCAAGGCCGCCAGCGACGTCGTCTGTGCGGTCTGTGGCCACACGCTCGCGACGCCGACCGGCGGGCTCGCCACGCTCGAGTCCGACGTCGTCGAGGTCGTCGAGTCCCGACAGGCAGACGCACTATGA
- a CDS encoding 50S ribosomal protein L44e: MEMPRRFNTYCPHCKAHHEHEVEKVRTGRTTGLKWMARRERAGRKGIGNRGRFSKVPGGDKPTKKTDLKYRCGDCGKAHLREGWRAGRLEFQE, translated from the coding sequence ATGGAGATGCCGCGCCGCTTTAACACGTACTGTCCGCACTGCAAAGCACACCACGAACACGAGGTCGAGAAGGTCCGAACGGGCCGCACGACCGGCCTCAAGTGGATGGCCCGCCGCGAGCGCGCCGGTCGAAAGGGCATCGGGAACCGCGGTCGGTTCTCGAAGGTGCCCGGTGGCGACAAGCCCACCAAGAAGACTGATCTCAAGTACCGCTGTGGCGACTGCGGGAAGGCCCACCTCCGCGAGGGATGGCGCGCCGGTCGACTGGAGTTCCAGGAGTAA
- a CDS encoding universal stress protein encodes MIPTIDGDAPTDMFDSILVVTNGTDPGSRPAERAVALAETHDAELHALYVVDVAKDWDMAVERREAEGEAAVEFVANRGAERDVPVVKHFRYGRTHEEIVDYAAAHEVDLVVVPSTTRRGLSRMLAPTDLAERVIGRTDVPVLGIDVADATEHGSAEEAGDGANAPTVAD; translated from the coding sequence GTGATACCAACGATCGACGGAGACGCACCCACCGACATGTTCGACTCGATACTCGTGGTGACGAACGGCACCGACCCCGGATCCCGGCCCGCCGAGCGTGCTGTAGCGCTCGCCGAGACGCACGACGCCGAACTGCACGCGCTGTACGTCGTCGACGTGGCCAAGGACTGGGATATGGCCGTCGAGCGACGCGAGGCCGAGGGCGAAGCGGCGGTCGAGTTCGTCGCGAACCGCGGCGCGGAACGGGACGTCCCGGTCGTCAAGCACTTCCGGTACGGTCGCACTCACGAGGAGATCGTGGACTACGCGGCAGCCCACGAGGTGGACCTGGTCGTCGTCCCGTCGACGACTCGGCGCGGGCTCTCACGAATGCTCGCTCCGACAGACCTCGCCGAGCGAGTGATCGGACGGACCGACGTGCCGGTGCTCGGGATCGACGTGGCGGACGCCACCGAGCATGGGTCGGCCGAGGAGGCCGGTGACGGTGCGAACGCGCCCACCGTCGCGGACTGA
- a CDS encoding HAH_0734 family protein gives MKRLIVNGDPGFRKDAEITVDGEELVAFQVTRNGDWHGPDRVQLWCVVGTEDERQTYVERDFVPHWLDVERVEDSAVEVRTKGGDLIV, from the coding sequence ATGAAGCGGCTCATCGTGAACGGGGACCCGGGGTTCCGGAAGGACGCCGAGATCACGGTCGACGGCGAGGAGCTGGTGGCCTTCCAGGTCACCCGGAACGGCGACTGGCACGGGCCGGACCGCGTCCAGCTATGGTGCGTCGTCGGCACCGAGGACGAGCGTCAGACGTACGTCGAGCGGGACTTCGTCCCCCACTGGCTCGACGTCGAGCGCGTCGAGGACTCCGCGGTCGAGGTGCGGACGAAGGGCGGCGACCTCATCGTGTGA
- a CDS encoding cation:proton antiporter yields MIPTVLSAIAATPLAASGGNTLILVAIILALGVTAQLLGDAFQVPSVLFLIIAGILVGPEVIGLVTFADLEPALRTIVGVSVAIIVFEGAFHLKLEKVREAPSAALLMVTLGAAISFVGTTVAVQFLLEPGWGIAATVGALLIATGPTVITPILSVVPVRDRVAAVLETEGIVNDVTAAILAVVIFELLASQETYPTDFLYEFLERLSVGLVVGIATALVIWYLLEHVDVGTGWTPQSARLMTLAGAVLAFAAADQISTEAGVAAVAAAGVLLGNLDLPFEEEIEEFKGDITLIVLSFVFIALAALIEFDVLVDIGIAGLLVVLVVTLVLRPLLVFLSTIGDRFTFQERLFISFVGPRGIIPASVATLFAIQLQDPTVAPTDVYGGEVLAGTVFLAILLTVVFQAGLARQIAEKLNVVPMRVLIIGGGRVGLALAERLEERGENIVLLEEDEEKIDQLRADGYTVRQGDGTDIEFLEASGAGNAKILVAATGDDDTNLLVAQLASSKFDVETVITRVNQPENVDAFRELEVETVDASMATAWAIDNSIERPALSNWMNELGRAGDVQEIEVTDRSLEGRTIRELDEELPNGCILALVSRGDENEIPDPDFEIECGDHLTVLGRTEDVRQALKILHPHD; encoded by the coding sequence GTGATCCCAACAGTGCTGTCCGCGATCGCCGCCACGCCCCTCGCCGCGAGCGGCGGAAACACGCTCATCCTCGTCGCGATCATCCTCGCGCTCGGCGTCACCGCACAGCTGCTCGGGGACGCGTTCCAGGTGCCGAGCGTGCTGTTCCTGATCATCGCGGGCATCCTCGTGGGGCCGGAAGTGATCGGCCTCGTCACCTTCGCCGACCTCGAGCCCGCGCTCCGGACGATCGTCGGGGTCAGCGTCGCGATCATCGTCTTCGAGGGCGCCTTCCACCTGAAGCTCGAGAAGGTCCGGGAGGCGCCGTCCGCGGCGCTGCTAATGGTCACCCTCGGCGCCGCCATCTCCTTCGTCGGGACGACCGTGGCAGTCCAGTTCCTCCTCGAGCCGGGGTGGGGGATCGCCGCGACGGTGGGCGCGTTGCTCATCGCGACCGGCCCCACCGTCATCACGCCGATCCTCTCCGTCGTTCCGGTCCGGGATCGCGTGGCGGCCGTCCTCGAGACGGAGGGGATCGTCAACGACGTCACCGCAGCGATCCTCGCGGTCGTCATCTTCGAGCTGCTCGCGAGCCAGGAGACCTACCCCACAGACTTCCTCTACGAGTTCCTCGAGCGCCTTAGCGTCGGCCTGGTCGTGGGGATCGCGACGGCGCTGGTCATCTGGTACCTGCTCGAACACGTCGACGTGGGCACCGGCTGGACGCCTCAGAGCGCCCGGCTGATGACCCTCGCCGGAGCTGTCCTCGCGTTCGCGGCGGCCGACCAGATATCCACGGAGGCCGGCGTCGCAGCCGTCGCCGCGGCAGGGGTCCTGCTCGGGAACCTCGATCTTCCCTTCGAGGAGGAGATCGAGGAGTTCAAGGGCGACATTACGCTGATCGTGCTCTCCTTCGTCTTCATCGCGCTCGCGGCGCTGATCGAGTTCGACGTCCTCGTCGACATCGGGATCGCCGGGCTGCTCGTCGTGCTCGTGGTGACGCTGGTGCTCCGACCGCTGCTCGTCTTCCTCTCGACGATCGGGGACCGGTTCACCTTCCAGGAGCGCCTGTTCATCAGTTTCGTCGGGCCGCGGGGGATCATCCCCGCGAGCGTCGCGACGCTGTTCGCGATCCAGTTGCAGGATCCGACGGTCGCGCCGACGGACGTCTACGGCGGAGAGGTGCTCGCGGGGACGGTCTTCCTCGCAATCTTGCTGACGGTCGTCTTCCAGGCTGGCCTCGCCAGACAGATCGCGGAGAAACTCAACGTGGTTCCAATGCGCGTACTCATCATCGGAGGCGGTCGCGTGGGCCTCGCGCTCGCCGAACGCCTCGAAGAACGTGGAGAGAACATCGTCCTCCTCGAGGAGGACGAGGAAAAGATCGACCAGTTGCGGGCCGACGGGTACACCGTCCGACAGGGCGACGGTACCGACATCGAGTTCCTCGAGGCTTCCGGTGCGGGCAACGCGAAGATCCTCGTGGCCGCGACGGGCGACGACGACACCAACCTGCTCGTCGCCCAGCTCGCGAGTTCGAAGTTCGACGTCGAGACGGTGATCACGCGGGTGAACCAGCCCGAGAACGTCGACGCCTTCCGCGAACTCGAGGTCGAGACCGTCGACGCGTCGATGGCCACCGCGTGGGCGATCGACAACTCGATCGAGCGGCCGGCGCTCTCGAACTGGATGAACGAACTCGGCAGAGCAGGCGACGTCCAGGAGATCGAGGTGACGGACCGGTCCCTCGAGGGCCGAACGATCCGCGAACTCGACGAGGAGCTACCCAACGGCTGCATCCTCGCACTGGTCTCCCGTGGTGACGAGAACGAGATTCCCGATCCCGACTTCGAGATCGAGTGTGGCGATCACCTCACCGTGCTCGGTCGGACCGAGGACGTGCGCCAGGCCCTGAAGATCCTCCACCCGCACGACTGA
- a CDS encoding methylglyoxal synthase codes for MARIALIAHDEEKPAIIAFAERHSDALAECELVCTGTTGKRIQEETGLDVERKQSGPLGGDLQIGAEVADDELDAICFFRDPLTAQPHEPDISALLRICDVHDTPLATNDASAELLLEGLLDL; via the coding sequence ATGGCCCGTATCGCGCTCATCGCACACGACGAGGAGAAGCCCGCGATCATCGCCTTCGCCGAGCGCCACAGCGACGCCCTCGCCGAGTGCGAACTCGTCTGTACCGGGACGACCGGCAAGCGCATCCAGGAGGAGACCGGCCTCGACGTCGAGCGCAAGCAGTCCGGCCCGCTAGGCGGCGACCTCCAGATCGGCGCGGAGGTCGCCGACGACGAACTCGACGCCATCTGCTTCTTCCGTGATCCGCTGACCGCCCAGCCCCACGAACCCGACATCTCCGCCCTCCTGCGGATCTGCGACGTCCACGACACCCCTCTGGCGACGAACGACGCCTCTGCGGAGCTGCTGCTGGAAGGATTGCTGGATCTCTAG
- a CDS encoding beta-ribofuranosylaminobenzene 5'-phosphate synthase family protein: MPTVSAGARLHVGFCNLSLAHERLYGGIGVALDEPRVSVTAEPADAINAESADTGDPDDLAAEYAALATELLDVPGAHVTVEDRLPRHVGLGSGTQLALTIYAAIARAYDEPVDVREAAPDLGRGGRSGVGVAAFQRGGFVVDGGHPTARFTTERPPRGEWTVPPIVARHELPEDWRFVLAMPAVAGEDGQTAECQGTEPNRGRHGEDEDAAMRTVVEQATPAVADQVSAVLTRKLLPAAAQGDRAAFGDAVAEIERLNGSWYADAQGGVFRPPAGAIVESMQASDAIDAAGQSSWGPTVYGLSSAEHAAAARDAAAAALDAAGCDGTVRVVSPTNEGATVGGA; encoded by the coding sequence ATGCCAACGGTCAGCGCCGGCGCGCGTCTCCACGTCGGCTTCTGCAACCTCTCCCTGGCCCACGAGCGTCTTTACGGCGGCATCGGTGTGGCGCTCGACGAGCCCCGCGTCTCGGTCACGGCCGAGCCCGCCGACGCGATCAACGCCGAATCTGCCGACACCGGCGACCCCGACGACCTCGCGGCGGAGTACGCGGCCCTGGCCACCGAACTGCTCGACGTTCCCGGCGCGCACGTCACGGTCGAGGACCGGCTCCCGCGGCACGTCGGGCTCGGCAGCGGTACCCAGCTCGCGCTGACGATCTACGCGGCGATCGCGCGGGCCTACGACGAGCCGGTCGACGTCCGAGAGGCTGCGCCCGACCTCGGCCGCGGCGGCCGGAGTGGCGTCGGCGTCGCGGCCTTCCAGCGAGGCGGCTTCGTCGTCGACGGTGGCCACCCGACGGCGCGGTTCACGACTGAACGACCGCCCCGTGGCGAGTGGACCGTTCCGCCGATCGTCGCCCGCCACGAACTCCCCGAGGACTGGCGGTTCGTCCTCGCGATGCCCGCCGTCGCTGGCGAGGACGGCCAGACGGCCGAGTGCCAGGGAACCGAACCGAACCGCGGTCGGCACGGCGAGGACGAGGACGCCGCGATGCGCACCGTCGTCGAGCAGGCGACGCCGGCGGTCGCCGACCAGGTATCGGCGGTCCTCACCCGGAAGCTGCTCCCCGCCGCAGCGCAGGGCGACCGCGCCGCGTTCGGCGACGCCGTCGCCGAGATCGAGCGGTTGAACGGGAGCTGGTACGCCGACGCACAGGGCGGCGTGTTCCGGCCGCCAGCCGGTGCGATCGTCGAATCCATGCAGGCGAGCGACGCGATCGACGCGGCCGGACAGTCCTCCTGGGGCCCGACCGTCTACGGGCTGAGCAGCGCCGAGCACGCCGCGGCGGCCCGCGACGCCGCTGCCGCCGCCCTCGACGCGGCTGGCTGTGATGGCACCGTTCGCGTCGTGTCGCCGACCAACGAGGGCGCGACGGTCGGTGGCGCGTAG
- a CDS encoding DNA-3-methyladenine glycosylase: MPSPSDTLESDPHLGPLWETHGPVAIEPAEDLFERTIVSIVNQQLSVDSAAAIQERLFDAVEITPAGVLAAEESTLRETGLSGSKVEYVRNVARAFEEHGYDHAYFEGMPDDAVADELTEIAGVGPWSAKMFLMFGLGREDVFPVEDLGIRAGMSEVVDPELTRAEMRDHAEAWAPHRSYASLLLWNAVD, translated from the coding sequence GTGCCTTCGCCGAGTGACACCCTGGAATCGGATCCACACCTCGGACCGCTCTGGGAGACCCACGGCCCGGTGGCGATCGAACCGGCCGAGGACCTCTTCGAGCGGACGATAGTCTCGATCGTGAACCAGCAGCTGTCTGTCGATTCTGCGGCAGCCATCCAGGAACGCCTGTTCGACGCCGTCGAGATCACGCCGGCCGGCGTGCTCGCCGCCGAGGAATCGACACTCCGGGAGACCGGGCTCTCCGGGAGCAAGGTCGAGTACGTACGGAACGTCGCGAGGGCGTTCGAGGAGCACGGCTACGACCACGCCTACTTCGAGGGAATGCCCGACGACGCCGTCGCCGACGAACTGACCGAGATCGCTGGCGTCGGGCCGTGGTCCGCGAAGATGTTCCTCATGTTTGGACTGGGCCGCGAGGACGTCTTTCCCGTCGAGGATCTCGGGATTCGAGCCGGAATGAGTGAGGTCGTCGATCCCGAGTTGACGCGAGCGGAGATGCGCGACCACGCCGAGGCGTGGGCGCCGCATCGCTCGTACGCGAGCCTGCTGCTCTGGAACGCGGTGGACTGA
- a CDS encoding RimK/LysX family protein: MSGDAADLSGDSGDQTTAVAATAAAAADEPARVGVLSLHTSKETKAICNAIEALGHEPVWLRAENLAVSIEDGEVALEPEVDAICNRLLLSNTEEPAEGLGLAMTLNRIRPMCNEPGPVLAALHKFATATTLADWKVQVPDALLALSNERLNRERDRFGDVGVYKTAIGTHGGGTWKVNLDEPVNPMVGRRMAFLQDLIERDDEAHRDARVYVVDDEIVGAMYRYAPEGEWRTNVALGGDVQDATEDLPEEARDTALYAAEVMELDYAGVDLIQGHDGWFVLEVNPTAGFKGLFEATGHSPAPYIAKLGIERAGGEVDEERVQELSNTLDDSRPSCAPRPDPTAGNAPAPTIGYTEEVVVSGTSGSTTTLAKSDTGATRSSIDTALAAEIGAGPIKSMTRVKSGSVKEGKARPVVDLVVGIGGTQHTVTASVEDRSHMSYPLLLGRDILQHYQVDVRRRVDKDEPDEQELEEE; this comes from the coding sequence ATGAGCGGCGACGCTGCGGATTTGAGCGGCGATTCGGGGGACCAGACGACGGCGGTCGCGGCGACGGCAGCGGCAGCGGCCGACGAACCGGCACGCGTCGGCGTCCTGAGTCTCCACACGAGCAAGGAGACGAAGGCGATCTGCAACGCGATCGAGGCGCTCGGCCACGAGCCAGTCTGGCTGCGTGCGGAGAACCTCGCGGTCTCGATCGAGGACGGCGAGGTCGCGCTGGAGCCGGAGGTCGACGCGATCTGCAACCGTCTGCTCCTCTCGAACACCGAGGAGCCCGCGGAGGGGCTCGGCCTCGCGATGACGCTCAACCGGATCCGTCCGATGTGCAACGAGCCAGGTCCGGTCCTCGCCGCGCTTCACAAGTTCGCGACCGCCACGACGCTCGCGGACTGGAAAGTGCAGGTGCCCGACGCCCTGCTCGCGCTCTCGAACGAGCGCCTGAACCGCGAGCGCGATCGCTTCGGCGACGTCGGCGTCTACAAGACCGCGATCGGCACCCACGGCGGCGGGACGTGGAAGGTGAACCTCGACGAACCCGTCAACCCGATGGTCGGCCGCCGGATGGCGTTCCTCCAGGACCTCATCGAGCGCGACGACGAGGCCCACCGCGACGCGCGGGTCTACGTCGTCGACGACGAGATCGTCGGCGCGATGTACCGCTACGCGCCCGAGGGCGAGTGGCGCACGAACGTCGCGCTCGGCGGCGACGTTCAGGACGCGACCGAGGACCTCCCCGAGGAGGCCCGCGACACCGCGCTCTACGCCGCCGAGGTCATGGAACTGGACTACGCTGGCGTCGACCTGATTCAGGGCCACGACGGCTGGTTCGTCCTCGAGGTCAACCCCACGGCGGGCTTCAAGGGCCTCTTCGAGGCGACCGGCCACAGCCCCGCACCGTACATCGCGAAGCTGGGGATCGAGCGCGCCGGCGGCGAGGTCGACGAGGAGCGCGTCCAGGAACTCTCCAACACTCTCGACGACTCGCGACCGAGCTGTGCGCCACGGCCGGATCCCACCGCCGGGAACGCCCCTGCCCCGACGATTGGCTACACCGAGGAGGTCGTCGTCTCGGGCACCAGCGGCTCGACCACGACGCTCGCGAAGTCCGACACCGGCGCGACCAGATCGAGCATCGACACCGCACTCGCCGCCGAGATCGGAGCTGGCCCGATCAAGTCCATGACCCGGGTCAAGTCCGGAAGCGTCAAAGAGGGCAAGGCCCGTCCCGTCGTCGACCTCGTCGTCGGGATCGGGGGCACCCAGCACACCGTCACCGCGAGCGTCGAGGACCGCAGTCACATGAGCTACCCACTGCTGCTCGGCCGGGACATCCTCCAGCACTATCAGGTCGACGTCCGTCGTCGGGTCGATAAGGACGAGCCCGACGAACAGGAACTCGAAGAGGAGTAG
- a CDS encoding GNAT family N-acetyltransferase, giving the protein MSVTVETRSVGPGSDEYLEAAWELKERIRRSEGVLKQRRGFFADAYRRSRVHVLLADEEVVGFAAVRRDGYVLFLAIASEYRGQGFGERLIARVAEEHDSITCHARASNEGALGFYENLGFEIRRRIDNYYEDGGDAYYLKLGEDTGLTSKITDALR; this is encoded by the coding sequence GTGAGCGTCACCGTCGAGACCAGGTCAGTGGGCCCGGGGAGCGACGAGTACCTCGAGGCGGCCTGGGAGCTCAAAGAGCGCATTCGCCGCTCGGAAGGCGTGCTGAAACAGCGACGCGGCTTCTTCGCGGACGCGTACCGACGGTCACGCGTGCACGTCCTGCTGGCGGACGAAGAGGTCGTGGGGTTCGCGGCCGTCCGCCGCGACGGCTACGTGCTCTTCCTCGCGATCGCCTCCGAGTACCGCGGCCAGGGGTTCGGCGAACGCCTGATCGCGCGCGTCGCGGAGGAACACGATTCGATCACCTGCCACGCCCGCGCCTCGAACGAGGGCGCACTCGGCTTCTACGAGAATCTCGGCTTCGAGATCCGCCGCCGCATCGACAACTACTACGAGGACGGCGGGGACGCCTATTACCTGAAACTCGGCGAGGACACCGGGCTGACGAGCAAGATCACCGACGCGCTTCGGTGA
- the priS gene encoding DNA primase small subunit PriS: protein MEERTRAYLRGRFRDHYRRAELTMPPLAERREWGYIPWSSGGTTMVRHQSLLELGAVESFLERERPRHVYFSAGVYHDPGANAMEAKGWRGSDLVFDLDADHLPGVDPDTTSYADMLEACKDALFKLLSFLEDDFGFEDLTIAFSGGRGYHVHVRDDGVRTLDREARREIVDYVRGVDVTADRVVDTETVVGEAGRTSPADKRTLDTSGGWSARVHRRVVDLVEELEAVDEATAKERLQSFEGIGAGRSEAIANAIAENAGAVRAGNVDVHGSFKGLVEALVEETVAEESAPIDEPVTTDTHRLIRLPGSLHGGSGLAVTRIDREDLADFDPMVDAVPETFRGNEIHVEVTDLSGLAPFEDDQLGIVEVGGDSFSVGPGTQLLPEPVAIFLMTRDRAEKEKE from the coding sequence ATGGAGGAGCGCACCCGAGCCTACCTTCGCGGGCGCTTTCGCGACCACTATCGACGGGCGGAGCTGACGATGCCGCCCCTCGCGGAGCGCCGCGAGTGGGGCTACATCCCGTGGTCCTCGGGTGGGACGACGATGGTGCGTCACCAGTCGCTGCTGGAACTCGGCGCGGTCGAGAGCTTCCTCGAGCGCGAGCGGCCCCGCCACGTCTACTTCTCGGCGGGCGTCTACCACGATCCGGGCGCGAACGCGATGGAGGCGAAGGGCTGGCGGGGCTCGGACCTCGTCTTCGACCTCGACGCCGACCACCTGCCAGGAGTCGATCCAGACACCACGAGCTACGCGGACATGCTGGAAGCGTGCAAGGACGCACTGTTCAAGCTCCTCTCCTTCCTCGAGGACGACTTCGGCTTCGAGGACCTCACGATCGCTTTCTCCGGCGGACGCGGGTACCACGTACATGTCCGGGACGACGGCGTCCGGACGCTCGATCGGGAGGCGCGCCGCGAGATCGTCGACTACGTTCGCGGCGTGGACGTCACCGCCGACCGCGTCGTCGACACCGAGACCGTCGTCGGGGAGGCGGGGCGCACCTCCCCGGCGGACAAGCGCACGCTCGACACCAGCGGCGGCTGGAGCGCGCGCGTCCACCGCCGGGTCGTCGATCTCGTCGAGGAACTCGAGGCCGTGGACGAAGCAACGGCAAAGGAGCGCCTCCAGTCCTTCGAGGGGATCGGCGCGGGCCGTTCGGAGGCGATCGCCAACGCCATCGCCGAGAACGCCGGTGCCGTGCGGGCCGGCAACGTCGACGTCCACGGTTCCTTCAAGGGCCTCGTCGAGGCGCTGGTCGAGGAGACCGTCGCCGAGGAGAGCGCGCCGATCGACGAACCGGTCACCACGGACACCCACCGGCTCATCCGCCTGCCGGGGAGCCTCCACGGCGGCAGCGGCCTCGCCGTCACGCGGATCGACCGCGAGGATCTCGCCGACTTCGACCCGATGGTCGACGCCGTCCCGGAGACGTTCCGGGGCAACGAGATCCACGTCGAGGTGACGGACCTCTCGGGTCTCGCGCCGTTCGAGGACGACCAGCTCGGCATCGTGGAGGTCGGTGGCGACAGCTTTAGTGTGGGTCCCGGCACACAACTGCTTCCAGAGCCAGTCGCGATCTTCCTGATGACCAGGGATCGTGCGGAGAAGGAGAAAGAATGA